Part of the Sulfurovum sp. TSL6 genome, AAGCAGTGAACCAAAGGCAAAAGCAGCGACCCCACCTATCCCTAAAATGCCAAATCCTGTGATCAACACTTCAGCAACCATCAATGCAATCCCTAAGAGTATCAGCAGCAATCCCGCATAATTAAAAGGAAGCATATTTAATGCATACAAGGAGATCACCCCTGATATGACCCCGATCACTCCTGGGAATATGGCACCTGGATTCATCAATTCAAAAAAGATCCCATATATGGCTATAAGCAAGAGCATATAGGCAATATTTGGGTTGGTAATAGTCAATAAGAATTGTGTTTTCCAGTCAGGTTTAAACGTTTGTATCACTGCATTTTTTGTTCTGAGTGTAATCTCTTTCCCGGAAACAGTAAGTGTTGTTCCATCAAGTTTATTCAATAGCTCAGTGCTATTTTCAGCCATCAGATCGATTACATCATAACGCAACGCATCTTTGGCAGAAATACTTTTAGCCTCTTTAACCGCCTCTATTGCCCATGTAATATTACGATCATTTAATTCAGCGAGACTTTTGATGTAAGCAATGGCATCATTGATCGCTTTTTTCTCAAGCGTAGTGGGACTGGTTGCGTTAGCATCTGCAGTCATAGGCGTGGGCATCAGACTAACAGGAGTAGCAGCACCAAGGTTTGTTCCGGGTGCCATGGCTGCAATATGTGAAGCATAAAGAAGATATGTTCCCGCACTTGCAGCCCTTGCACCTTTTGGAGAGACATAGGTGATCACAGGAAGTGTACTGTTTGTGATCACCTGTATCATCTCACGCATAGAAGTAGAGAGACCTCCAGGTGTATCCAGTTCGATCAATATCATCTGGGCATTGTGATGCTCTGCAGTTGCCATACCTTCTTTAAGATAGTTACTGCTTGCAGGTCCCACTGTACCTTTTATCTCTAATTTTATGATAGTTGAAGTGCTAGAAAAAAGTGGCAAAATTGTTATAAGCAACAAAAAAAGCAAGCGTTTCATCTTAATTCACCTCTCATCAAGCATTAAAGATAACTAAAATCTATAATACCCAATAAGCAAAATGAAAGTCAAGTATCATAATTCAAAAAATAGGTATACTATTGACATGAATAATCATAAAGAAATTAATATTCTTAAGATTGAAAGAACTATCCTGAAGCTATCAAATGTGGTCAAAGAGCTTGCAGTCTTTATGCACAACAATCAACTCTTTGCGCTCATCTATCCGAATTTTCAGGAAGCTAAAGAGTGTAAGATCATACGTCTTGAAAATGAGATAAAATGGTATGCAGTAGAACTCTATAACATCAAAGCCCCAAAAGATCAAAAAATCAAAGGCTATCAAATCGTACAAACACCTCTTCCAAAGAATGACAAAGGAGAAGTGAAAAGATCTGAACTTGAACGGTTCATGAAAGAAGAAGCACTGCGTAGTAAAAATCTGGAAGCTGAGCCTAAAGATAAAGTCTATCAAAGTATCAAGCTTTTTCTCTCTACCCTTACTGCCGAGCCTATCACACCATTATCCCATCTTGAACTCGATCTTCATCTTGACTCGCTGAACTATATTGAGCTTTTTACTTTTATAGAGAATTGTTTCGGTGTAGATATTGACGAAGCACAGTTTTCGCAGATGTTGATACTGAATGCACTCTGCAAGTATGTCAATGAAAAAAAACAAAAAATCACTATTAGCGATATAAACTGGAAAACTATTTTAAATGAAAAGATCAGCTTTGATCTTAACTACTCTCCCCTGCCTATCATGATATATAAAACGTTTTTCTTACCCTTGTATAAAATTTACTTTTCACTAAAGGTCTCAGGCTTTGAAAACTTTCCAAAGCAGCCATGCATCATCGCACCAAGTCATCAGAGTATGCTCGATGGTTTTATACTTGCTGCTGCTTTGCCCTATGATGTTTTGAAAAAAACATTTTTTCTAGCTTATCAGGCAGTTTTTGGTA contains:
- a CDS encoding 1-acyl-sn-glycerol-3-phosphate acyltransferase is translated as MNNHKEINILKIERTILKLSNVVKELAVFMHNNQLFALIYPNFQEAKECKIIRLENEIKWYAVELYNIKAPKDQKIKGYQIVQTPLPKNDKGEVKRSELERFMKEEALRSKNLEAEPKDKVYQSIKLFLSTLTAEPITPLSHLELDLHLDSLNYIELFTFIENCFGVDIDEAQFSQMLILNALCKYVNEKKQKITISDINWKTILNEKISFDLNYSPLPIMIYKTFFLPLYKIYFSLKVSGFENFPKQPCIIAPSHQSMLDGFILAAALPYDVLKKTFFLAYQAVFGTKIMRPVIQNSQTILINVNKDLKASMQKSTLPLKSGQNLVVFPEGARSRDRELLEFKKFFAILSIELDIPVVPVVLDGTFEAMPAGKIFPRPAPVIIKYLDPIYPKGLSYDELVSKVKEAIHKEMIKHPLYR
- a CDS encoding nodulation protein NfeD, translated to MKRLLFLLLITILPLFSSTSTIIKLEIKGTVGPASSNYLKEGMATAEHHNAQMILIELDTPGGLSTSMREMIQVITNSTLPVITYVSPKGARAASAGTYLLYASHIAAMAPGTNLGAATPVSLMPTPMTADANATSPTTLEKKAINDAIAYIKSLAELNDRNITWAIEAVKEAKSISAKDALRYDVIDLMAENSTELLNKLDGTTLTVSGKEITLRTKNAVIQTFKPDWKTQFLLTITNPNIAYMLLLIAIYGIFFELMNPGAIFPGVIGVISGVISLYALNMLPFNYAGLLLILLGIALMVAEVLITGFGILGIGGVAAFAFGSLLLFDADTLGSGVSIPLIIAFSLVSLVFFIFVIRFLIKSRSVKIVTGADEMVGSIAEVLESSEKRYRVRCHGEVWYAESKSDLEIGQKVRVESLSGLVLHVNPIKE